A window of the Actinobacillus genomosp. 1 genome harbors these coding sequences:
- a CDS encoding serine dehydratase subunit alpha family protein, with product MKFKSELEQAILATVQQEVVPALGCTEPVSLALAAAVARQYLGALPDRIEAKVSPNLMKNGMGVTVPGTGTVGLTMAAAIGAIGGDPNGGLEVLKQITSEQVALAKQMINDHKIEVSISDTEHILYSEATLFNTDQQVKVRIAAHHTNVIYIEKNGELLFSKPCVVESENAENVFADLNAKDIYDFSLNVELEKIRFIQQAAILNSALSQEGLNQDYGLHIGRTLQKQIGKGLISDDLLNRIVIETTAASDARMGGANLPAMSNSGSGNQGITATMPVVVVARHLAASEEQLIRALFLSHLMAIYIHSKLPKLSALCAVTTAAMGSCAGVAWLLTGKFEAISMAISSMIGDISGIICDGAANSCAMKVSTSVSSSYKSILMALDDTQVTGNEGIVEHQIDRSINNLCAIASRSMQYTDRQVIEIMVSKPKNV from the coding sequence ATGAAATTTAAATCGGAATTAGAACAAGCGATTCTTGCCACCGTACAACAAGAAGTCGTGCCGGCGTTAGGTTGTACCGAACCTGTTTCTTTGGCGTTAGCAGCGGCTGTGGCTCGTCAGTATTTAGGGGCGTTACCTGATCGTATCGAAGCTAAAGTTTCGCCGAATTTGATGAAAAACGGTATGGGGGTAACCGTTCCCGGGACGGGTACGGTCGGCTTAACCATGGCGGCGGCAATCGGGGCAATCGGCGGCGATCCAAACGGCGGTTTAGAAGTATTAAAACAGATTACCTCCGAACAAGTGGCACTGGCGAAACAAATGATCAACGATCATAAAATCGAAGTGAGTATTTCCGATACCGAACATATTCTCTATTCCGAAGCCACACTGTTTAATACCGATCAACAAGTCAAAGTGCGTATTGCCGCACATCATACCAATGTGATTTATATTGAGAAAAACGGCGAATTACTATTTTCCAAACCTTGTGTAGTGGAAAGTGAAAATGCGGAAAATGTTTTTGCTGACTTAAATGCGAAAGATATTTATGATTTTTCTTTAAATGTGGAATTAGAGAAGATTCGCTTTATTCAACAAGCGGCGATTTTAAATAGTGCGCTTTCACAAGAAGGTTTGAATCAAGATTACGGTTTACATATCGGGCGAACGCTACAAAAACAAATCGGCAAAGGATTAATTAGTGACGATTTATTGAATCGAATTGTGATTGAAACTACCGCTGCCAGTGATGCACGCATGGGTGGCGCAAATTTACCGGCAATGAGTAATTCGGGTTCCGGCAACCAAGGGATTACGGCGACAATGCCGGTGGTTGTGGTCGCGCGTCATTTAGCTGCGAGTGAAGAACAGTTGATTCGAGCCTTATTCCTATCGCATTTAATGGCGATTTATATTCATAGTAAATTACCGAAACTCTCTGCGTTATGTGCGGTCACTACGGCGGCTATGGGCAGTTGCGCCGGCGTAGCGTGGTTGCTAACCGGCAAATTTGAAGCGATTAGTATGGCAATCAGCAGTATGATCGGCGACATCAGCGGCATTATCTGTGACGGTGCGGCAAATAGCTGCGCGATGAAGGTTTCAACCAGTGTGAGTTCCAGTTATAAATCGATTTTAATGGCATTGGACGATACCCAAGTGACCGGCAACGAAGGGATTGTCGAACACCAAATCGACCGTTCAATCAATAACCTTTGTGCGATTGCTTCCCGCAGTATGCAATATACTGATCGCCAAGTGATTGAGATTATGGTGAGCAAACCGAAAAACGTATAA
- a CDS encoding TolC family protein yields the protein MKKLWYSLLTCLCFSSVSYAEKLDVILRHALVSDPSLDEARANLAAAHSQTKISEAGHYPVVSLSNTSMISQQHKYNSERRSGPVVNGKLNLYAWGAIEAEIERDEHKAGFYHHKLMETREVVGQKIAQLYLAALRAKENIVIYKESLARHNQLVKDLQVIVSYDEGREFEVNEAMSRKNQVESTIAEQERILYTSLSQLTRYFPRGMTEQSLTDPFPEKNVEAFLKKYLSKDISTNPTFLAQQKEFESSKAALKASEARRLPAINLEGSASRHEREIYVGVVWDIYNPAAKYTVEQNYHSQAAADAKLREIELDVVEKGRTAEVEMLRNKSLLTLAAKQIAAQRKVVKDTELQFEIATKSLLNLLDAYQELTQVQATEVAARNNYRDAALLYLVSQAKVAQWAGIPVLNLTDKK from the coding sequence ATGAAAAAGTTATGGTATTCGTTATTAACTTGCTTGTGTTTTTCTTCAGTAAGTTATGCGGAAAAGTTAGATGTAATTTTACGTCATGCTTTGGTTTCCGACCCGAGTTTAGACGAAGCGCGTGCTAATCTTGCGGCAGCGCACAGCCAAACCAAGATTTCGGAAGCTGGGCATTATCCTGTGGTTTCGTTGAGTAATACCAGTATGATTTCTCAACAACATAAATATAACAGTGAACGTCGTTCCGGTCCGGTCGTAAACGGTAAATTAAATTTATACGCTTGGGGGGCGATTGAAGCGGAAATTGAACGTGATGAGCATAAGGCGGGTTTTTATCATCATAAATTAATGGAAACAAGAGAAGTTGTCGGGCAAAAAATCGCACAATTATATTTAGCCGCCTTACGTGCAAAAGAAAATATCGTTATTTATAAAGAGAGTTTGGCGCGTCATAATCAATTAGTAAAAGATTTACAGGTTATCGTCTCTTATGATGAAGGGCGTGAATTTGAAGTTAATGAGGCAATGTCGCGTAAGAATCAAGTCGAATCGACCATTGCGGAGCAAGAACGTATTTTATATACCAGTTTAAGTCAATTAACACGCTATTTTCCACGCGGAATGACGGAACAAAGCTTAACGGATCCGTTTCCGGAGAAAAATGTGGAAGCTTTTTTGAAAAAATATTTAAGTAAAGATATCAGTACGAATCCTACTTTCTTAGCCCAGCAAAAGGAGTTTGAAAGTTCGAAAGCAGCCTTAAAAGCGTCGGAGGCCCGTCGATTACCGGCAATTAATTTGGAAGGTTCCGCCAGTCGCCACGAACGTGAAATTTATGTCGGCGTAGTGTGGGATATTTATAATCCGGCGGCTAAATATACGGTAGAGCAAAATTATCATTCACAAGCGGCGGCGGATGCGAAGTTACGAGAAATCGAGTTGGATGTGGTTGAAAAAGGGCGTACGGCGGAAGTCGAGATGTTGCGTAATAAGAGCTTATTAACATTAGCCGCAAAACAGATAGCCGCACAAAGAAAAGTGGTTAAGGATACGGAGTTACAGTTTGAGATTGCAACGAAAAGTTTATTAAATTTATTAGATGCTTATCAAGAATTAACTCAGGTACAAGCAACGGAAGTTGCGGCACGTAACAATTATCGTGACGCAGCATTATTGTATTTAGTCTCTCAAGCTAAAGTTGCGCAATGGGCGGGTATTCCGGTATTGAATTTAACGGATAAAAAATAA
- a CDS encoding type I secretion system permease/ATPase: MKAIIEHVALATQFYGTPVSKEALTAQVVRDQNLNVNFQSLVEVLRSHGFENSISKRSLQDIPSLSVPVVIILRNEEAALVTKIEGSGKDRRYHLTQSGVTQVVDESALSEIYLQYCWFIKPKVAVDERSELPEYHLPKSWYWKVIARFRPYYYQVILATFIINFLALVSSLYVMNVYDRVIPNKTYETLWALSIGVILAILFELAAKLIRGHLTDIAGKKADLIISSALFRRVMSIRLIDKPVSAGSYANNLREFEAVREFMTSASLLVLVDLPFIFLFIFVIYLVGGYLALVPLTVIPIVVIVGFAVQPKLAKKINETMRESSQRQGLIVEAVDGIETLKANNATNWAQQRWDMFTAKTAATQIKVRDLSNFVTNFTAMMQQLNTVFLVLVGAYLIHAENEASRITMGALIASVILSGRALAPLGQVANLATRFQQARMALEGINSIVERPIERKPDQKYITLDNVRGALQFKHAAFQYNKDSGDIVTDLDLKIQPGEKVAILGRIGSGKSTLLKLMAGLYEPSKGNVMLDNVDIRQIDPNFLRNQVTLFEQAPRLFLGSLRENLDLARTDHFSRDQDLLTALSRFGLDSLIQRHPRGLDMPLGENGLGLSGGQKQMVALARLTLKDPRVVLLDEPTSDLDQTSEVKALQALAHWGQNRTMVFVTHRTLVLQLVTRIIVMDQGKIIMDGPKEEVLERLRNNEMKSSE, encoded by the coding sequence ATGAAAGCAATTATCGAGCATGTCGCTTTAGCGACGCAATTTTATGGTACGCCGGTATCTAAAGAGGCTTTAACCGCTCAGGTCGTTAGAGATCAGAATTTAAATGTAAATTTCCAATCATTGGTTGAGGTATTACGATCACACGGTTTTGAAAATAGTATTTCCAAGCGTAGTTTGCAGGATATTCCTAGTTTATCGGTGCCTGTAGTGATTATCTTACGCAATGAAGAAGCGGCGCTTGTGACGAAGATTGAGGGAAGTGGTAAAGATCGTCGTTATCATTTGACGCAGTCCGGGGTTACGCAAGTTGTAGATGAAAGTGCGTTATCCGAGATTTATTTACAGTATTGTTGGTTTATTAAGCCTAAAGTAGCTGTTGATGAACGTTCCGAATTACCTGAATATCATTTGCCGAAGTCATGGTATTGGAAGGTGATTGCTCGGTTCCGTCCGTATTATTACCAAGTGATTTTAGCAACGTTTATCATTAACTTTTTGGCACTCGTCAGCTCGCTTTATGTGATGAATGTTTATGATAGGGTAATTCCGAATAAAACGTATGAAACTTTATGGGCATTAAGTATCGGGGTTATTTTAGCGATTTTATTTGAATTAGCGGCAAAATTGATTCGGGGGCATTTAACCGATATTGCCGGTAAAAAAGCGGATTTAATTATTAGTTCGGCATTGTTCCGTCGTGTAATGAGTATTCGATTAATCGATAAACCGGTATCGGCGGGTTCTTATGCGAATAATTTACGTGAATTTGAAGCCGTTCGAGAATTTATGACGAGTGCAAGTTTGCTTGTATTAGTCGATTTGCCGTTTATCTTTTTATTTATTTTTGTGATTTATTTGGTGGGCGGTTATCTTGCTCTCGTACCGCTTACGGTTATTCCTATCGTCGTTATCGTCGGTTTTGCGGTGCAGCCGAAATTAGCTAAAAAAATTAATGAAACGATGAGAGAGAGTTCTCAGCGTCAGGGGTTGATTGTTGAAGCGGTAGACGGTATCGAAACGCTAAAAGCGAATAATGCGACCAATTGGGCGCAACAACGCTGGGATATGTTTACGGCGAAAACGGCGGCTACTCAAATTAAAGTACGTGATTTAAGCAATTTTGTGACGAATTTTACGGCGATGATGCAACAGCTCAATACCGTTTTCTTGGTGTTGGTCGGTGCTTATTTGATTCATGCCGAAAATGAAGCGAGCCGTATTACGATGGGGGCTTTGATTGCTTCGGTGATTTTATCCGGTCGAGCATTAGCTCCATTAGGTCAAGTAGCGAATTTAGCGACACGTTTTCAGCAGGCGCGTATGGCGTTAGAGGGGATTAATAGCATTGTCGAGCGTCCGATCGAACGTAAGCCTGATCAGAAATATATTACGCTGGATAATGTAAGAGGTGCGCTTCAATTTAAGCATGCGGCTTTCCAATATAATAAAGATAGCGGCGATATTGTGACGGATTTGGATTTGAAAATTCAACCGGGAGAAAAGGTTGCTATTTTAGGGCGTATCGGTAGCGGTAAGAGTACGTTGCTGAAGTTAATGGCAGGTCTTTATGAGCCATCTAAAGGGAATGTTATGTTGGATAATGTGGATATTCGTCAGATTGATCCTAATTTCTTACGTAACCAAGTAACGTTATTTGAACAAGCACCGCGTTTATTTTTAGGTTCGTTACGTGAGAATTTAGATTTAGCCAGAACGGATCATTTTTCTCGAGATCAAGACTTATTAACGGCACTTAGTCGTTTCGGTTTAGACTCTTTGATACAGCGTCATCCTAGAGGGTTGGATATGCCGTTAGGTGAAAACGGTTTGGGGTTATCCGGCGGTCAAAAGCAGATGGTAGCGTTAGCCCGTTTAACGCTTAAAGATCCTAGAGTGGTGTTATTGGATGAACCGACCAGTGATTTGGATCAGACTTCGGAAGTAAAAGCATTACAAGCGTTAGCTCATTGGGGACAAAACCGTACAATGGTATTCGTTACCCATCGTACCTTAGTTTTACAGTTGGTTACGCGTATTATTGTGATGGATCAGGGAAAAATTATTATGGACGGCCCTAAGGAAGAGGTGTTGGAACGTTTACGTAATAATGAAATGAAGTCGTCAGAATAG
- a CDS encoding hemerythrin domain-containing protein, protein MSVLTDKDWHTAPLSEIIDFIIPRFHDKHRNQLPPLIELAEKVESVHTDSADCPKGLAAIIRKIYTDLVNHMMKEEQILFPLIKAGRGKMAAAPISVMEAEHDEAGNDVEAMQKLTNNFNPPEGACTSWRHLYQGLREFAADLDAHVDLENNTLFPRALAGDQP, encoded by the coding sequence ATGTCCGTTTTAACTGATAAAGATTGGCATACAGCCCCGCTTAGCGAAATCATTGATTTTATTATCCCCCGTTTTCACGATAAACATCGCAACCAATTACCACCCCTAATTGAATTGGCGGAAAAAGTGGAATCCGTTCATACAGATAGTGCTGATTGCCCGAAAGGTTTAGCGGCGATTATTCGTAAAATTTATACGGATTTAGTGAATCATATGATGAAGGAAGAACAAATTTTGTTCCCGTTGATTAAAGCCGGCAGAGGAAAAATGGCGGCGGCACCGATTTCTGTGATGGAAGCCGAACACGATGAAGCCGGTAACGATGTTGAAGCAATGCAAAAACTGACGAATAATTTCAACCCGCCGGAGGGTGCTTGCACGTCTTGGCGTCATTTATATCAAGGCTTACGAGAATTTGCCGCTGATTTAGATGCGCACGTGGATTTGGAAAATAATACGCTTTTCCCTCGTGCGTTAGCCGGTGATCAGCCTTAA
- a CDS encoding HlyD family type I secretion periplasmic adaptor subunit, translating into MKDKQSEEIKQSDLALINDLNAAMQTEKHKGIFSVIMLFFVFLIVFVIWAYNSPLEEVTRGQGSIIPSSRDQIVQSLDPGIIREMKVKEGDIVEKGQILLTLDDTRSSAILRESEAKVLNLQAIAIRLRAEAYDTPLDFPEEIPTEIRQRELAVYTARRKAMEEAVSGLTRSKALLDREISITSPMVARGVMSEVELLRSRRQSADLAQQIAERKNRYSAESSSELVQTESELAQARENMAMRADPVERSQLKAPLRGVVKNIKINTVGGVVQAGQDILEIVPIDEKLLVQAYISPKDVAFIRPGQEALVKISAYDYSLYGGLEGKVVLLSPDTLQDERRPSNLKLNPDQSYYRILIETNDSKLMDKNGKELDITPGMTATVDIRTGEKTVFQYLIKPITRMKQAMQER; encoded by the coding sequence ATGAAAGATAAGCAATCGGAAGAAATTAAGCAGTCTGATCTTGCCCTTATTAACGATCTTAATGCGGCAATGCAAACGGAAAAACATAAGGGTATTTTTTCCGTTATTATGTTGTTCTTTGTTTTTTTAATTGTATTTGTTATTTGGGCATACAATAGCCCGTTAGAGGAAGTAACTAGAGGGCAAGGAAGTATTATCCCGAGTAGCCGAGATCAGATTGTACAAAGTTTAGACCCCGGTATTATTCGTGAAATGAAAGTAAAAGAAGGGGATATTGTTGAAAAAGGGCAAATTCTTCTTACTTTGGATGATACGAGAAGTTCCGCTATTTTACGTGAAAGTGAAGCGAAAGTACTTAATTTACAGGCAATAGCGATTCGTTTACGTGCGGAAGCCTATGATACTCCTCTTGATTTTCCAGAAGAAATTCCTACAGAGATTCGCCAGCGTGAGCTTGCGGTTTATACCGCTCGTCGTAAAGCGATGGAAGAGGCGGTTAGCGGGCTAACCAGAAGTAAGGCATTACTTGATAGAGAAATTTCAATTACCTCTCCGATGGTAGCGAGAGGGGTAATGTCTGAGGTTGAACTATTGCGTTCCAGACGCCAATCGGCGGATCTTGCGCAACAAATTGCGGAAAGAAAAAACCGTTATTCGGCGGAGTCAAGTAGTGAATTGGTTCAAACGGAATCGGAATTGGCTCAAGCTCGAGAAAATATGGCAATGAGAGCTGATCCGGTAGAGCGTTCTCAGCTTAAAGCACCGTTACGAGGAGTGGTAAAGAATATTAAAATTAATACGGTCGGTGGTGTCGTGCAAGCCGGACAGGATATTTTAGAGATTGTGCCGATTGATGAAAAACTATTGGTACAAGCCTATATCAGTCCTAAAGATGTGGCATTTATTCGTCCGGGTCAAGAGGCTTTGGTTAAAATTAGTGCCTATGATTATTCACTTTATGGCGGGCTTGAAGGAAAAGTGGTGCTATTAAGCCCAGATACGTTACAGGATGAACGCCGTCCAAGCAATCTCAAGTTGAATCCTGACCAATCGTATTACCGCATTTTAATTGAAACGAATGACAGTAAATTAATGGATAAAAACGGTAAGGAGTTAGATATTACGCCGGGTATGACGGCAACCGTCGATATTCGAACCGGAGAAAAAACGGTCTTCCAGTATCTGATTAAGCCGATTACTCGTATGAAACAAGCTATGCAGGAGAGATAA